Part of the Pseudomonas baltica genome is shown below.
TGGCCGACGAAAAGCCAGAACCGCCCAAGGATGACACCCCAGCCCACTCCACGCCGCAAGAGCGAGAACGGTTGAAGGATTTCAACAAGGACGGTATCCCACCCGGGTCGAGCTGATATTACCCTTCATCCTGCAATCGCAAAATCCGATCGAACCCTTGCGCCAGAGCGTCTGTCGACTTTCCATACGCTCTGGCCACGAACCGCGAGGGATGGAATTTGCACAAGCTTGAGTTGCCCGGCACCGCCATCGCCTGGTCGGTATTGCCCTTGCTGGCCTTGGCCGGCGCCACCGACGCCTTGATGATCCTGCACAGCAAGGAATTGCTCGCGGTTTACATGACCGGCAATTCCACCAAGCTGGGCGATTTTCTGGCGCAGGGCGCATGGTTCAAGGTTGGCGAAATCGCCAGTGTCATCGGTACTTTCGTGTTCGCCACCACTGTTGCAGCGTGGATGGGTGATCGCATCGGTCGAGTGCGTAGCGGCGTACTGCTGCTGTTCGTGGGGGTGTTGCTGGCAATCGCTGCCCCCTTGGCCGCGCAAGCGACGGAGAAATACTCCCTGGCTACCGTCATGGTCATTGCCGCCGCCATGGGCACCCTCAATCAAGTCCGTGCCGACGAGCCGGGCGTCACCTTCGTCACTGGCCTGCTGGTAAAGCTGGGGCGTTGCCTGGCGGCAGGCAAGTTTGGCGGGGCGGCGGATGCCTTCTCGCGCTGGCTGTGCCTGTTGATCGGTGCGCTGCTTGGGACGCTGGTCGACGGCCGTCTCGGCGCCGCGACCCTGTTGCTGCTGGCTGCTCTGGCCGCCCTCGGCGCACTCACCGCGTGGCTGGTTCAGCCCAATGGCCGCCCGCAAGAATCCTGATCTGTGGTTGCCAATCATCTGGAGAATATCCCCATGTCCGACTCGAAGCTCTATCCGTTCGCCGCTCAAGGCCCCGGCACCGCCGATGGCAAACGTCTGCCGGCCTCAGGCCCTGCGAGGCCGGCAACCGAAATCGACCGCGGCGGGGTAAAAGACGGCAAGGTCGAATTCATCAACTGGCGTGGCGAAGCGGACCGGCCGGAACCCGCACCGCCCGCGCCCCTGCCACCCGCAGAAAGAGTCGGGTTCGCCATCGTCGGCCTGGGTCGCCTGGCGCTGGGGCAGATCCTGCCGGCGTTTGCCCAATCGTTGCACGCCAAGCCGGTCGCGTTGGTGTCTGGCAGCCCAGACAAAGCCAAAGCGGTCGCCGCGCAATATGGCATCCGGCAAGAGGCCGTGTATGGCTACGACCAGATCGAAGCGCTGGCCGACAATCCTGAGGTCCAGGCCGTGTACATCGTCACCCCCAACGGGCTGCATCTTGAACAGGTGCAAGCGGCAGCGCGCGCGGGCAAGCATGTGTTGTGCGAGAAGCCCATGGCCAGTACTTCCGAGCAGGCGCGGCAGATGATCAAGGCCTGCGACGCGGCCGGGGTGCGGTTGATGATCGCTTACCGCTGCCAGTACGAGGATTTCAATAGCGCCGCTGCGCAACTGGTGCAGTCGGGTGAGTTGGGGCGCGTGCGGCTGATCGAGGCAACCAACGCCCAGGCCCAGGGCCCCGATGGTCAGTGGCGACTTGACGCCGCCTTGGCTGGCGGCGGCGCGCTGCCGGACATCGGCCTGTATTGCCTCAACGGCGTGCGCACCATGCTCGGTGAAGAACCGATCGAGGTCTATGCGCAAGTGGTCAATCCTCAAGGTGATCCGCGTTATGCCCAGGTCGAGGAAACCATGAGCTTCATGCTGCGTTTTCCCTCTGGCGCCATCGCCAACTGCGCCACCAGCTACGGCGCTCACGAAACCAAGGACATGCGCCTGCGCCTGGAAAAAGGCTGGATCGAAATCGAGAACGCCTTTGCCTACAAAGGCCAGCGTTTGCGGGTGGCTCGACGCAAGGACAGCCTCGAATCCGTCGAAGAGCTGCGAGTAGGGGCGGGTAACCAGTTCAGCCAGGAGATCGACCACTTCGCTCAGTGCCTGCAGACCGGTGAGGCGCCCCGCACCCCTGGCGAAGAGGGGTTGCAGGATCACTTGCTGATGGAAGCGATTTACCAGTCGGTGCGGGAGAATCGACCAATACCGATCGAGTGGGAAAGCAAGCATCGCACCGCAGCACGCTCTTGAAGAACACAGGGGAGCGGCACTGGCCGCTCCCCTGTGACGTCATGGGGCATGCAGCGTCACCGTTACTCCGAGTCGTTCATCCTCTGCATCATCTGCCGCCCAGACACGGTAATTGCCTGGCCCGATAACAAAGCCTCCCTCCTCGAAACGAGCAAGGATGCGTGGTTCCAGCTGGACCTCGACATCGGCTTGCTCGCCCGCTGCCAGAAAGACTTTTTCAAATCCGGCGAGGCGTTTGGCAAAGCCGTCTTCGCCCGTTTTTGCGATATAAAGCTGCAACGTCGTAGCGCCAGCGCGCGGCCCGGTATTGTTCACCCGCACTGATACCTTGCCGGGCTCGTTGACGCGCAGGTCGCTGAATTCGAATGTGCTGTAGGACAACCCGAAGCCGAACGGCAGCAGCGGCTTGAGACGCTGCCGTGCATACCAGCGATAACCGACATCCGAGCCTTCGATATCGTAGTTGATCGGGATGATCTCGCCTTTACGCGGCATGCCGGGGTTGGAGGTGGTGGTGGCAGGGTCGATCTGCTCGGGGCGCGGCAGTTGCGACTCGCTGGCGGGAAAGGTGATCGGCAAGCGTCCGGACGGATTCACTCTGCCGAACAGCACGCCAGCCACCGCCGGGGCACCCCCTGAACCGGGATACCAGGCGGCCAGCACAGCGGCGACGTTATCGAGCCAAGGCAACAGCACCGGGCCGCCGGTCTGCAAGACGACGATGGTGTTGCGGTTGGCTGCGGCGACGGCCTCGATCAAGGCATCCTGATTGCCGTCGAGGCCTAGTCCCTTGGCGTCCAGCGCTTCCGAGCGCCATTCCTGAGCGAAGACGATCACCGCATCGGCGATCGCCGCCTGCGCAACGGCCAAGGTCACATCCGTGCCGTCGAGAAAATCCACCTGCTGCGCCGCGCTTTCTTCCTTGATCGCCTGCACCAGGGAGGACGGTTGGTAAACCTTGGCGACCTGCATGCCCATCATGTCGATGCCCGGCAGCGACAGGCTGCCGATCGGGGTCACGCAAGAGGAGCCTCCGCCACACAGCACGCCGTGATCGGCGTGGGCACCGATGACCAACAATCGTTTTGCCCGTTGTGCCAGGGGAAGTGTGCCCTGAGCATTCTTGAGCAGCACGATGCCTTCCTCGGCCTGGCGTTGGGCGATGAGCCGATGTTGGCTGTAATCGATGGGCAGCGCCGGCACCGGGTCCAGTGCCCCCACCTCGATCAGGCTGCGCAGGATGCGCGTGACCATGTCGTCGATGCGGCTCTGCGGGACTTCGCCAGCCTTGACCGCCTGGCGCAGCGCCGCGCCGAAGTGATGGGCGTCGTCCAGATTGGCGCCCGACTGTACGTCCAGCCCCGCCAGCGCGGCCTTGACGCTGGAATGCGTGGCGCCCCAGTCGGACATCACCCAGCCTGGGTACTCCCATTCCCCCTTGAGCACGGTATTCAACAGGAAGGCGTTCTCGGACGCGTAATCGCCGTTGATCAGGTTATAGCCGGGCATCACCGCACCGGGTCGACCGATCTCTATCGCCAGCTGGAAGGCCAGCAGATCGGACTCGCGCAACGCCGCCTCGCTGAGGTTCGAGCTGACCATCACGCGTCCGGTCTCCTGAGCATTGGCGACGAAATGCTTGACCGTCGACACCACCTTCTCGGATTGAATGCCGGCCACCGACTGGCCTGCCAATACGCCGGTCAGCAGAGGATCCTCGCTGATGTACTCGAAATTGCGACCACCGCGGGGCTCTCGGACCAGATTGGCGCCACCCGCCAATTGCACGTTGAAGCCTTTTTGCCGCGCCTCTCGACCCACCAGCGCGCCCGACTCGAAGGCGAGGCTGGGGTTGAACGTGGCGCCGAGCAGCAGCGAACTGGGCAGCGCGGTGGCATGGTCACCTGGGCGGACATTGCCGAGGTTGCCGACACCGAGGCTCGCGTCCGATTGCTGCATGGCCGGGATGCCCAGGCGTTCGATACCGGGGTAAAAAGCGGCAGACCCCAAGGCGCCCTCCGGTTTGTCTTCGCCGGCCAGTGGAATGGCCATGGGACCGGACAGCCAGGCGAACTTCTCGTCCTCGGTCATCTGCGCCACGAGGGTCCGTGCGCGGTCATCCGTCGAGCGGTCGACGGGTGTTGCGGGTACCTCACTCATCACGATCGTCCAATCAAGTGTGTAAGGTTCTGAGTGGTGTCTGGCTCGCGGGTTCCCGGCCGATCAGGGTTTCATGAGAGGCTTCATCCGGCGGCGCTGACGGTGTTCACTGCGGTGATTCGCCCATTCCAGATCATCTCGTAGTGGGCGCTCTGTACGATGGACGTTACCGGGCGTGGCGTCATCAGTGCCCAGCAGGTATTGCCCGGCAGACGCACCGAACGGTAACGCAGCCCGGGGCTGCCCGCGTTCTTGATGGCTCTGCCCAGTTGCCGGGACTGACTGTAGTCGTCCGGCGCATGGATCGGGTGAGTGATCGGCAGGACCAGGGCATCGAACATGTCCTTGTCGGTGAACACGCAGGTCAGCCCGCGAAACACGAAGCGCTCGTAGTTCAAGCCTTGAACCTTCGCCCAGTAACTGTCCTGGTGATGGCGCACCTCGGCCAGCGCGGTTTCCATGGTGTCCGCCAGGTACAGGGCGCCGAAGCTGCCATCGCTGAATCGCGAGCCTGCCGGATTGACATGGGTAAAGGGCGCCGTCGCATAGGCGCAGCCGGGGATGCCAAATGGGATTTGCGCGCGAGGGATCAGTTCCAGCCGCCCGATTTCATTCTGCAGGCGCGGATTGGTCAGCGCCTGCAACTGGTACAGCACCTCGAACTCGTCGGCACTGGCCACGTCGTCGAACAGTGCGATGGGCGGGAATCTGGAATTGACCAAGCGGCAGGCGTGCACCTGTTCGCCCGGCATCCGTGCCAGTTGATCGAGCATTACCATTGTGCTCCGCGCAAGGCATCGATGCGCCTGAAAGTTTCATACAACGAGATCATGTCGCCCTGCGCCATGACGTCGAGCGGCGTGCGTCCGCTGAAGAATTCATTGTGGTTGGCCATTTGCACAAAGCCGTAGACGTTTTCAGGGTTGTCGAACACCAGGCGCAGCGCCGCGTGGATGTTGAGCACCAAGCTGACGCGCTGCATCTGGTCTGTGTCCAGGTTCAAGGACCAGCTCGGATCGCTCTGTTTGGCGCGGGCCAGGGTGCTTCGCGAGATGCGCAACACGTTGCAGGATTGTTCGCCGCTGGCCCGCCATTTTTCCAGGATGCCCACGGCGACACGCAGGCCTGCGGCGCATTGCTCTTTGCTGAATGTTGGGGTTTGCAGTGCGGCGACCATGCCCGTGACCTCATGCCTTGTGTCTGTAGATGCAAATATAAGCTTTGTCTCTCTACAGACGCAAGGATGCATTGGAGGCTGATGGCGGTACGCGAGGGGAGGTTTAGTGATCATTCGCCGATTGTGGAGGGGAAACTCTTCACTGATCAGAGGGAAATCATTCCCCCCAATCAGTCGTTGTCGAGCGAATTCGAGGAAGAAAGCGCCGACTCTCTCGACGCCTTCTTCACCCGCCGTCACACCAGCAGGTTTTTCTTGATGCTGCCGCCCTGCACGATCATGGCCAGGTGCTCGCCCTGGCCTACCAGGCAGCTGATATCGGTCAGCGGATCGCCGTCTACCACCAGCAGGTCGGCCAAGGCACCCGGGGCGATGCAACCCAGCTCGCCTTCGCGTTGGAGTATCTGCGCGGCGACGCTGGTGGCACTGCGGATGGCCGCCAGATTACCCAGTACCTCGGCGCGGATCTTCAGTTCGTAGCTCTGGTATTCGTGCATCTCGCCCAGCAGATCGGAGCCGTAGCCCATGGGCACGCCGGCTTCGGCAAACAGTTTCAAGGCATTGCGCCCGGCCTGGCGCACGTCTTCGATCTTGGCCACCGACTCGGGCGGCAGGCCGGCGCGGGCGCCATGTTCGGCGAGCATTTCGTAGGTCACCTGGGTGGGGACCGCAAAGGCGCCTTTCTCAGCCATCAACCGCGCGGTATCGGCATCCACCAGGTTGCCGTGCTCGATGGTGCGTACGCCGCATTCGATGGCGCGGCGGATGGCGCGAGCGGTATAAGCGTGGGCCATGACGTAGGTGTTGGCGGCCTCGGCTTCGTCGACGATGGCGCGGATTTCGGCCTCGCTGTATTGAGTGTTGGCGATCGGATCGGTGGGCGAGGAGACGCCGCCCGAAGCCATGATCTTGATCTGGCTGGCGCCCTGTTGCAGCTCTTCACGCACGGCCAGGCGCACGTTGTCGACGCCATCCAC
Proteins encoded:
- a CDS encoding DUF1275 family protein, with amino-acid sequence MHKLELPGTAIAWSVLPLLALAGATDALMILHSKELLAVYMTGNSTKLGDFLAQGAWFKVGEIASVIGTFVFATTVAAWMGDRIGRVRSGVLLLFVGVLLAIAAPLAAQATEKYSLATVMVIAAAMGTLNQVRADEPGVTFVTGLLVKLGRCLAAGKFGGAADAFSRWLCLLIGALLGTLVDGRLGAATLLLLAALAALGALTAWLVQPNGRPQES
- a CDS encoding RES family NAD+ phosphorylase: MVMLDQLARMPGEQVHACRLVNSRFPPIALFDDVASADEFEVLYQLQALTNPRLQNEIGRLELIPRAQIPFGIPGCAYATAPFTHVNPAGSRFSDGSFGALYLADTMETALAEVRHHQDSYWAKVQGLNYERFVFRGLTCVFTDKDMFDALVLPITHPIHAPDDYSQSRQLGRAIKNAGSPGLRYRSVRLPGNTCWALMTPRPVTSIVQSAHYEMIWNGRITAVNTVSAAG
- a CDS encoding beta-glucosidase, whose protein sequence is MSEVPATPVDRSTDDRARTLVAQMTEDEKFAWLSGPMAIPLAGEDKPEGALGSAAFYPGIERLGIPAMQQSDASLGVGNLGNVRPGDHATALPSSLLLGATFNPSLAFESGALVGREARQKGFNVQLAGGANLVREPRGGRNFEYISEDPLLTGVLAGQSVAGIQSEKVVSTVKHFVANAQETGRVMVSSNLSEAALRESDLLAFQLAIEIGRPGAVMPGYNLINGDYASENAFLLNTVLKGEWEYPGWVMSDWGATHSSVKAALAGLDVQSGANLDDAHHFGAALRQAVKAGEVPQSRIDDMVTRILRSLIEVGALDPVPALPIDYSQHRLIAQRQAEEGIVLLKNAQGTLPLAQRAKRLLVIGAHADHGVLCGGGSSCVTPIGSLSLPGIDMMGMQVAKVYQPSSLVQAIKEESAAQQVDFLDGTDVTLAVAQAAIADAVIVFAQEWRSEALDAKGLGLDGNQDALIEAVAAANRNTIVVLQTGGPVLLPWLDNVAAVLAAWYPGSGGAPAVAGVLFGRVNPSGRLPITFPASESQLPRPEQIDPATTTSNPGMPRKGEIIPINYDIEGSDVGYRWYARQRLKPLLPFGFGLSYSTFEFSDLRVNEPGKVSVRVNNTGPRAGATTLQLYIAKTGEDGFAKRLAGFEKVFLAAGEQADVEVQLEPRILARFEEGGFVIGPGNYRVWAADDAEDERLGVTVTLHAP
- a CDS encoding amidohydrolase family protein, translating into MTTPTRLILRNGRLLDPVAGQLLTGQEVLIEGERIVAVRAQGEPAEAGAEVIDLGGRTLMPGLIDCHVHVLASNANLGLNALQPNAITMYRALPILDAMLKRGFTTVRDAGGADWALARSIAIGLIPGPRIFASGKALSQTGGHGDMRARGELLLSEPCSCCFRAGAIARVVDGVDNVRLAVREELQQGASQIKIMASGGVSSPTDPIANTQYSEAEIRAIVDEAEAANTYVMAHAYTARAIRRAIECGVRTIEHGNLVDADTARLMAEKGAFAVPTQVTYEMLAEHGARAGLPPESVAKIEDVRQAGRNALKLFAEAGVPMGYGSDLLGEMHEYQSYELKIRAEVLGNLAAIRSATSVAAQILQREGELGCIAPGALADLLVVDGDPLTDISCLVGQGEHLAMIVQGGSIKKNLLV
- a CDS encoding Gfo/Idh/MocA family oxidoreductase, coding for MSDSKLYPFAAQGPGTADGKRLPASGPARPATEIDRGGVKDGKVEFINWRGEADRPEPAPPAPLPPAERVGFAIVGLGRLALGQILPAFAQSLHAKPVALVSGSPDKAKAVAAQYGIRQEAVYGYDQIEALADNPEVQAVYIVTPNGLHLEQVQAAARAGKHVLCEKPMASTSEQARQMIKACDAAGVRLMIAYRCQYEDFNSAAAQLVQSGELGRVRLIEATNAQAQGPDGQWRLDAALAGGGALPDIGLYCLNGVRTMLGEEPIEVYAQVVNPQGDPRYAQVEETMSFMLRFPSGAIANCATSYGAHETKDMRLRLEKGWIEIENAFAYKGQRLRVARRKDSLESVEELRVGAGNQFSQEIDHFAQCLQTGEAPRTPGEEGLQDHLLMEAIYQSVRENRPIPIEWESKHRTAARS
- a CDS encoding antitoxin Xre/MbcA/ParS toxin-binding domain-containing protein; the encoded protein is MVAALQTPTFSKEQCAAGLRVAVGILEKWRASGEQSCNVLRISRSTLARAKQSDPSWSLNLDTDQMQRVSLVLNIHAALRLVFDNPENVYGFVQMANHNEFFSGRTPLDVMAQGDMISLYETFRRIDALRGAQW